One window from the genome of Deltaproteobacteria bacterium encodes:
- a CDS encoding RNA-binding protein has product MGTKLYVGNLPFSTTEEELSQTFAAYGEVTSARIITDKFSGRSRGFGFVEMTSEEAAKQAVEKLNDTPLGDRKIVVNEARPESRDRPGGGGGGPRRGGFGGNRRHGGGESRY; this is encoded by the coding sequence ATGGGGACCAAACTGTATGTAGGGAATCTGCCGTTTAGCACAACCGAAGAAGAATTGAGCCAGACCTTCGCCGCTTACGGCGAGGTCACCAGTGCCCGAATCATCACAGACAAGTTTTCAGGCCGGTCCCGCGGCTTTGGTTTTGTCGAGATGACTTCTGAGGAGGCCGCCAAGCAGGCGGTTGAGAAACTCAATGATACCCCTCTCGGTGACAGAAAAATCGTTGTCAATGAGGCCCGTCCCGAAAGCAGAGACCGCCCCGGTGGTGGCGGCGGCGGGCCAAGACGTGGCGGTTTTGGCGGTAATCGCCGTCACGGCGGCGGCGAGAGTCGTTACTAG